One window of Salegentibacter sp. Hel_I_6 genomic DNA carries:
- a CDS encoding aminopeptidase P family protein has product MRYDQIDSKLFIKNRKSFTAGMKPNSLAVFNANDIYPIGADSTMPFQQNRDLFYLSGVDQEEAILVLFPDAPKPEHREILFLTETNPHIAVWEGAKLDKEKALEVSGIETVYWLQDFEKIFFEVMSQCETVYFNTNEHYRANVQTETRDERFIKWCKEKYPAHQVAKSNPILQRLRSVKDPIELDLMQKACDITEKAFRRALKFTKPGVWEHEIEAEYWHEMIRNRSRGFAYTPIIASGNNANVLHYTENNQQCKEGDLILLDTGAEYANYSSDMTRTIPVSGKFSDRQKKIYNAVNKVKKEATKWLVPGTIWAEYHKEVGKLMTSELLDLGLLDKADVQNEDPKWPAYKKYFMHGTAHNIGLDTHDYGILTEPMKPNQVFTVEPGIYLPDEGFGIRLEDDVVIQPEGQPFNLMRNIPIEIEEIEEIMNS; this is encoded by the coding sequence ATGAGATACGATCAAATAGACAGTAAATTATTTATAAAAAACCGAAAAAGCTTTACAGCGGGAATGAAGCCTAACAGCCTTGCGGTTTTTAATGCTAACGATATTTACCCGATTGGCGCCGATAGCACCATGCCTTTTCAGCAAAACAGGGATTTATTTTATTTAAGCGGTGTAGACCAGGAAGAAGCAATTTTGGTACTTTTCCCGGATGCTCCAAAACCGGAACATCGTGAGATTTTATTCCTTACTGAAACCAATCCGCATATCGCAGTTTGGGAAGGCGCAAAATTAGATAAGGAAAAAGCATTAGAAGTTAGCGGCATAGAAACGGTTTACTGGCTTCAGGATTTTGAAAAAATCTTCTTTGAAGTTATGTCTCAATGCGAAACAGTATATTTCAATACCAACGAGCATTATCGTGCGAATGTACAAACTGAAACTCGTGACGAAAGATTTATAAAATGGTGTAAAGAAAAATATCCTGCACACCAGGTAGCGAAAAGCAACCCCATTTTGCAACGTCTACGTTCAGTAAAAGACCCAATTGAGCTGGATCTAATGCAAAAAGCTTGTGATATTACTGAAAAAGCTTTCCGCAGGGCTTTAAAATTTACCAAGCCGGGAGTTTGGGAACACGAAATTGAAGCTGAATATTGGCACGAAATGATTAGAAATCGCAGCCGTGGATTCGCCTACACACCAATTATTGCCAGCGGAAATAACGCTAACGTACTGCATTACACTGAGAATAACCAGCAATGTAAAGAAGGAGATTTAATCCTTTTAGACACCGGTGCAGAATATGCTAACTATTCTAGTGATATGACAAGAACTATTCCCGTTTCAGGGAAGTTTTCAGATAGGCAGAAAAAGATTTACAATGCTGTGAATAAGGTAAAGAAAGAAGCCACAAAATGGTTGGTTCCAGGAACTATTTGGGCAGAATACCACAAGGAAGTTGGTAAATTAATGACTTCAGAATTATTGGATTTAGGACTGCTTGATAAAGCCGATGTTCAAAATGAAGATCCAAAATGGCCGGCTTATAAAAAATATTTTATGCACGGGACCGCGCATAATATTGGACTGGACACCCACGATTACGGGATTTTAACCGAACCTATGAAGCCTAACCAGGTTTTCACGGTAGAACCGGGAATTTATTTACCAGATGAAGGTTTCGGAATTCGTTTGGAAGACGATGTGGTAATTCAGCCGGAAGGTCAGCCTTTCAACCTAATGCGCAATATTCCAATAGAAATTGAGGAAATTGAAGAAATTATGAATTCTTAG
- a CDS encoding chaperone modulator CbpM, whose protein sequence is MNLEDLIPTDEICARYRVESTFVSSLYESGLIEIITVEETEYVHCDEISEFERLWRLHYDLDINLEGLEAIQHLLEQVRKLQKQNLELKNRLGFYE, encoded by the coding sequence ATGAATTTAGAAGATTTAATACCAACTGATGAGATTTGCGCAAGATACCGTGTTGAAAGCACTTTTGTAAGCTCACTATACGAAAGCGGTTTGATTGAAATTATTACCGTAGAAGAAACAGAATATGTGCATTGCGATGAGATTTCGGAATTTGAAAGGTTATGGCGACTGCATTACGATCTCGATATAAATTTGGAAGGACTTGAAGCTATTCAGCATTTATTGGAGCAGGTACGAAAATTACAAAAACAAAATCTTGAACTTAAAAACCGTTTGGGTTTTTATGAGTAA
- a CDS encoding DnaJ C-terminal domain-containing protein, producing MDFIDYYKLLELDKSASQADIKKAYRKLARKYHPDLNPNNKEAQLRFQQINEANEVLSDPEKRKKYDQYGKDWQHADAYEEAKKQQQASGGRTYSGGGFGGGQGGYSYSGNFDDDTFSDFFEEMFGSGARAHGSGRGRHFKGQDFNAELQLNLSDVYTSHKQTLTVNGKNIRLTIPAGVENGQTIKIKGHGGPGVQGGPKGDLYITFNIVNNTKFKREKENLFSTVNLDLYTALLGGELTVETFGGKVKLKVKPETQTGTKVKLKGKGFQKYKKDNQFGDLIITYDVKMPKNLSAREKELFQELQKLRS from the coding sequence ATGGATTTTATAGACTACTACAAACTGCTGGAATTAGATAAATCTGCCAGCCAGGCCGATATTAAAAAAGCCTACAGAAAGCTGGCCAGGAAATATCACCCAGATCTCAACCCCAATAATAAGGAAGCTCAGCTCCGGTTTCAGCAAATAAATGAAGCCAACGAAGTCTTGAGTGATCCCGAAAAACGAAAAAAATACGATCAATACGGGAAAGACTGGCAACACGCCGATGCCTACGAAGAAGCTAAAAAACAACAGCAAGCCTCTGGTGGCAGAACTTATTCGGGCGGCGGATTTGGTGGCGGCCAGGGTGGTTATTCCTATTCAGGGAATTTTGACGATGATACTTTTTCAGACTTTTTTGAGGAAATGTTTGGCAGTGGCGCAAGAGCTCACGGTTCAGGGCGCGGCCGTCATTTTAAAGGCCAGGATTTTAATGCGGAGCTTCAGCTAAACCTAAGCGATGTGTATACCAGTCACAAACAAACGCTAACAGTAAACGGCAAGAATATCCGACTTACAATACCCGCCGGAGTTGAGAATGGGCAAACCATTAAAATTAAAGGTCACGGCGGGCCGGGCGTGCAGGGTGGCCCTAAAGGCGATCTTTATATTACTTTTAATATTGTAAACAACACAAAATTCAAAAGAGAAAAAGAGAATTTATTCAGCACTGTAAACCTGGATTTATATACCGCTTTACTTGGCGGGGAACTCACCGTAGAAACTTTTGGCGGAAAGGTTAAATTAAAAGTAAAGCCTGAAACCCAAACCGGAACTAAAGTAAAATTAAAAGGCAAAGGCTTTCAGAAGTATAAAAAAGACAATCAGTTTGGGGATTTAATTATTACTTATGATGTAAAAATGCCGAAAAACTTAAGCGCGAGAGAAAAAGAACTGTTTCAAGAACTTCAAAAATTACGCTCATGA